A window from Chitinophaga filiformis encodes these proteins:
- a CDS encoding class I fructose-bisphosphate aldolase: MTLDQLNSILGDEARDLLEHTCTKVPKAQLHLPSPAFLDDHFTFSNRNPQTLRSLAQLYNKGRLAGTGYVSILPIDQGIEHSAGASFAPNPMYFDPENIVRLAIEGGCNAVATTFGGLALMSRRYAHKIPFIVKINHNELLSYPNTYDQTMFGSVRDAWNLGAVAVGATIYFGSAESRRQIVEVSKAFEEAHELGMATILWCYLRNDAFKSGGKDYHVAADLTGQANHLGVTLQADIIKQKLPEINGGYKALNLGSSSYGKLDERMYTGLTTEHPIDWCRYQVLNCYSGRIGLINSGGASSGAGDLKEAVRTAVINKRAGGMGLISGRKAFQRPFEEGVQLLQAIQDVYLSPDIAIA; encoded by the coding sequence ATGACTTTAGATCAACTGAACAGTATATTAGGTGATGAAGCCAGGGATTTACTGGAACATACATGTACGAAGGTCCCCAAAGCGCAATTGCATCTTCCGTCCCCGGCTTTCCTCGACGATCACTTTACCTTTTCCAACAGAAATCCGCAGACCCTGCGAAGCCTGGCGCAACTGTATAATAAGGGGCGGCTGGCAGGCACCGGTTATGTATCTATCCTGCCCATAGACCAGGGCATTGAACATAGTGCAGGCGCGTCTTTTGCACCTAACCCGATGTACTTCGACCCGGAGAATATAGTCCGGCTTGCTATCGAGGGTGGCTGTAATGCGGTAGCCACCACTTTCGGCGGACTGGCATTAATGTCCCGCCGTTATGCGCATAAAATACCTTTCATTGTCAAGATCAATCATAATGAACTGTTGTCTTACCCCAACACCTATGATCAAACGATGTTTGGTTCTGTAAGAGATGCCTGGAACCTTGGCGCCGTAGCGGTAGGGGCCACGATCTACTTTGGTTCGGCAGAGTCGCGGCGGCAGATCGTGGAAGTGTCGAAAGCCTTTGAAGAAGCGCATGAGCTGGGGATGGCCACCATCCTGTGGTGTTACCTGCGGAATGATGCCTTTAAATCGGGCGGAAAGGACTATCATGTGGCAGCAGATCTTACAGGGCAGGCCAATCACCTCGGCGTAACCCTGCAGGCAGATATTATCAAACAGAAACTGCCGGAGATCAATGGCGGCTATAAAGCGCTGAATTTGGGCAGCAGTTCTTACGGCAAACTGGATGAAAGGATGTATACAGGGCTGACCACCGAACATCCCATTGACTGGTGCAGGTACCAGGTATTGAATTGCTACAGCGGTCGCATCGGGTTGATCAATTCCGGCGGCGCTTCTTCGGGTGCAGGCGACCTGAAAGAAGCGGTACGTACAGCGGTGATCAATAAAAGGGCTGGCGGCATGGGGCTCATCTCCGGAAGAAAAGCCTTTCAACGGCCTTTTGAAGAAGGCGTGCAGCTGTTGCAGGCTATCCAGGACGTGTATCTTTCGCCGGACATTGCTATCGCTTAA
- a CDS encoding DUF4242 domain-containing protein, whose amino-acid sequence MYQAGQYRAGIIILKEEPKFAPDCYQLNLYTMPKYVIEREIPGAGQLSAEQLKGVSQTSCDVLRNMGPEIQWVHSYVTGDKIYCVYIAPNEDMIREHARKGGFPANSVKAVSAVIDPTTAE is encoded by the coding sequence ATGTACCAGGCAGGACAATACCGCGCAGGTATTATTATCCTGAAAGAAGAACCAAAGTTCGCGCCGGATTGTTATCAGTTAAATCTCTACACCATGCCAAAGTATGTAATCGAACGGGAGATCCCGGGGGCAGGGCAGCTAAGTGCCGAACAATTAAAAGGAGTATCGCAGACTTCATGCGACGTATTGCGTAATATGGGTCCGGAAATACAATGGGTACACAGTTATGTAACAGGCGATAAGATCTATTGCGTTTACATCGCCCCTAATGAAGACATGATCCGCGAACATGCCAGGAAGGGCGGTTTTCCTGCCAACTCCGTGAAGGCGGTTTCTGCCGTCATTGATCCTACGACAGCTGAATAA
- a CDS encoding glycosyltransferase, producing the protein MIITGVISMCVLLYCLFNFANIGNRPLYWLLMIAVIFSCLKVLHEWYHYFCITVPERPASTSLPTVDILTTFCEGEPYEMVIKTLEAMQAVTYPHTSYLCDEANDPFLKEECQRLGVRHITRNNRIDAKAGNINNALQYATGELCVVMDPDHVPAPEFLDRVVPFFENPQIGFVQIVQAYSNIGDNIIAKGAAQQTFQFYGPMMMTMHRYGTVQAIGANCTFRRSALDSIGGHAAGLAEDMHTAMQLHAKGWRSVYVPEVLTLGLVPSTLSAYYKQQLKWSRGSLELLVSTYPRLFRKFTWRQKLHYGILPFHYFTGIIFLINFLVPVLSLCLGVIPFQFDLLSFSMLGFPFVCIILFIRLFVQRWVMAEDESGFHVVGGLLLIGTWWIYLLGLVYTVIRKKVPYIPTPKDDKDVTSWKLLIPNAAVLLISAAAIVYGLWRDWNPFSGFMAGIAFLNCLIMLFNIVAGFWKGRMTKTLPVTFKEFFYHYYYVLKVRFWKIRHSGYVIIRRLALVLTLTVCGITVLFFYEDRKPPASYAGRPVTRESVFLTGIFSPANASGLTSIEEVNRYNNMANTRFDIVSCYIPWGDASRCYLQDTLMNAIYQTDAVPMITWEPWAGLFNVSRKDTSLMKERKMMLHISQGYFDDYLQKFAEQVRGLQRPVFIRFGHEPDNPAYPWSGSGLNTAAEYVQAWRYVHDYFSRAGAHNVIWVWNPWKPAAVEQYYPGDGYVDWLGLTILNYGSMHPDGQWYSFNQLYSPYHQKQLFRSGLPVMIAELGSLKKEGEQERWLQEAFADMKNRFPEIKAAVLFNSSYDANTLSKKDTSVLDWQLSAPVPSLQAMHRLQKNDNDIACPLPALAAVPASHSNEYPMAGIRGVIYSKAIPWFRSRHTLTRREVEKDLKDMQGLGINTIRRYGPGVYDHNILVVAKETGMKVQYAFWMPDEDRSIPPGQRRQDFMESVMATVRKRKEEKCIIGWHLSNNAWRRLQQMYVKPALLRHQDEYMHWLRELVRQIKAVDPGRPVTLDVPLDEQVAATLQTFASAIPEISSLGLAAPDDTTKIALPETDIPWFASEIGAEQYISSGTPKPIFINCWQDLQNRNGVTFNGLLDHQRHYKPAYRQLASHWHIKTGGPQLPAVKILRPARITYPGTVLSYHALVWDKREWQLKSPGHEKLHFEWFLCKTDGWGHAIYMHPIGIGPAIDVTIPESPELYRLYLMVSKDGYAVNASAPLNTPFRKE; encoded by the coding sequence ATGATCATTACCGGAGTGATTAGCATGTGCGTGCTGTTGTATTGTCTTTTTAACTTCGCTAATATCGGGAACCGTCCGCTGTACTGGTTGCTGATGATAGCTGTTATTTTCTCCTGCCTGAAGGTACTGCATGAATGGTATCACTATTTCTGCATCACTGTTCCCGAGCGACCTGCGTCCACATCACTACCTACGGTAGATATCCTGACAACATTCTGCGAAGGCGAGCCTTATGAGATGGTCATTAAAACGCTTGAGGCCATGCAGGCGGTCACCTATCCGCATACCAGCTATCTATGTGATGAAGCGAACGATCCTTTCCTCAAAGAAGAATGCCAGCGTTTAGGGGTACGTCATATTACCAGGAACAACCGCATAGATGCCAAGGCCGGTAATATCAATAACGCTTTGCAATATGCCACAGGGGAACTTTGTGTGGTGATGGACCCTGACCATGTGCCGGCGCCTGAATTCCTGGACAGGGTGGTACCCTTCTTTGAAAATCCGCAGATAGGGTTTGTACAGATCGTGCAGGCATACAGCAATATCGGCGATAATATCATTGCCAAAGGGGCTGCGCAACAAACCTTCCAGTTCTATGGCCCCATGATGATGACCATGCATCGTTATGGTACGGTACAGGCTATCGGCGCTAACTGTACCTTCCGCAGAAGTGCGCTGGACAGCATCGGCGGACATGCAGCCGGACTTGCGGAAGACATGCATACGGCTATGCAGCTCCATGCAAAAGGTTGGAGATCGGTATATGTGCCCGAGGTGCTGACCCTGGGACTGGTCCCCTCCACGCTTTCTGCCTACTATAAGCAACAACTTAAATGGTCGAGGGGAAGTCTGGAGCTATTGGTCAGCACCTATCCCAGGCTGTTCAGGAAATTTACCTGGCGGCAGAAACTTCATTATGGCATCCTGCCGTTTCACTATTTCACTGGTATCATCTTCCTGATCAACTTCCTGGTGCCGGTATTGTCGCTATGTCTTGGGGTAATCCCTTTTCAATTTGACCTGCTTTCATTCAGTATGCTCGGTTTTCCCTTTGTCTGCATTATCCTGTTCATCCGGCTTTTTGTACAACGCTGGGTCATGGCGGAAGATGAGAGCGGGTTTCATGTGGTCGGGGGATTGCTGCTGATAGGTACCTGGTGGATCTACCTATTGGGCCTGGTATATACTGTGATCCGTAAAAAAGTGCCTTATATCCCAACCCCTAAAGACGATAAAGATGTCACCAGCTGGAAACTGCTCATTCCCAATGCGGCTGTTTTATTGATTTCGGCGGCAGCCATCGTATATGGTTTATGGAGAGACTGGAACCCCTTTTCGGGGTTCATGGCGGGCATCGCTTTTCTGAACTGCCTGATCATGCTGTTCAATATTGTGGCGGGTTTCTGGAAAGGGCGTATGACGAAGACCTTACCGGTGACTTTTAAAGAGTTCTTCTACCACTACTATTATGTGCTGAAGGTCAGGTTCTGGAAGATACGCCATAGCGGATACGTCATCATAAGAAGGCTGGCGCTTGTGTTGACACTGACCGTGTGTGGAATCACCGTTTTGTTCTTTTACGAGGACAGGAAACCGCCCGCCAGTTATGCAGGCAGACCGGTGACCAGGGAATCCGTTTTTCTGACGGGTATTTTCAGTCCTGCGAATGCCTCCGGCCTGACATCTATAGAAGAAGTGAACCGCTACAACAATATGGCGAATACCCGTTTCGACATTGTATCCTGCTACATTCCATGGGGTGATGCTTCGCGCTGCTACCTGCAGGACACGCTCATGAACGCCATATACCAGACAGACGCGGTGCCGATGATCACCTGGGAGCCATGGGCGGGTTTGTTCAATGTTTCCCGTAAGGACACATCCCTGATGAAGGAACGGAAAATGATGTTGCATATCAGCCAGGGCTATTTTGATGACTACCTGCAAAAATTTGCGGAGCAGGTAAGGGGCCTGCAGCGGCCTGTTTTCATCCGGTTTGGCCATGAACCTGACAATCCTGCCTATCCCTGGTCGGGTAGCGGATTGAATACAGCAGCGGAATATGTGCAGGCATGGCGGTATGTGCATGATTACTTCAGCCGTGCGGGCGCTCACAATGTGATATGGGTATGGAATCCCTGGAAGCCGGCCGCTGTGGAACAATATTATCCGGGTGACGGATATGTGGACTGGCTGGGCCTGACCATATTGAATTACGGCAGTATGCATCCTGACGGGCAATGGTATAGTTTTAACCAGCTTTATTCGCCTTATCATCAAAAACAGCTTTTTCGCAGCGGTTTGCCGGTCATGATAGCAGAACTGGGTTCCCTGAAAAAGGAGGGTGAGCAGGAACGGTGGTTACAGGAAGCATTTGCAGATATGAAGAACCGTTTCCCGGAAATAAAGGCTGCTGTACTTTTTAACAGCAGCTATGATGCGAATACCCTTAGTAAAAAAGATACTTCGGTGCTGGACTGGCAATTATCGGCGCCAGTGCCTTCATTGCAGGCTATGCACAGGTTACAGAAGAATGATAACGATATTGCCTGTCCGCTGCCCGCGCTTGCCGCCGTTCCCGCCAGCCATAGTAATGAGTACCCGATGGCCGGCATCAGGGGTGTTATCTATTCCAAAGCTATTCCCTGGTTCAGGAGCCGGCATACTTTAACACGCAGGGAAGTAGAGAAGGACCTGAAAGATATGCAAGGCCTGGGCATTAACACCATCAGGAGATATGGGCCGGGTGTTTATGATCATAATATCCTTGTTGTGGCAAAAGAAACGGGCATGAAAGTGCAGTATGCTTTCTGGATGCCTGATGAAGATCGTAGCATTCCGCCAGGGCAGCGTCGGCAGGATTTTATGGAATCGGTGATGGCCACGGTGAGGAAAAGAAAAGAGGAGAAATGCATTATTGGATGGCATCTTTCCAATAATGCCTGGCGCAGGCTGCAGCAAATGTATGTAAAGCCTGCATTATTACGCCACCAGGATGAGTACATGCACTGGTTGCGGGAACTGGTGCGGCAGATCAAAGCGGTAGATCCCGGCAGGCCCGTAACGCTGGACGTACCCCTGGATGAGCAGGTGGCGGCTACCCTGCAAACCTTCGCTTCGGCTATACCGGAAATATCCTCTCTGGGACTGGCTGCACCGGACGACACCACGAAAATTGCCCTGCCTGAGACAGACATCCCCTGGTTTGCGAGTGAGATCGGCGCAGAACAATATATCAGCTCGGGTACACCGAAACCCATATTTATCAATTGCTGGCAGGACCTTCAGAACAGGAACGGGGTCACCTTTAACGGTCTGCTGGATCATCAGCGGCATTATAAACCCGCCTACCGGCAGCTGGCAAGCCATTGGCATATAAAAACAGGCGGTCCTCAGCTGCCGGCGGTGAAGATCCTGCGTCCTGCCCGGATAACATATCCGGGAACTGTTTTATCCTATCATGCCCTTGTCTGGGATAAAAGGGAATGGCAGTTGAAGTCTCCCGGCCATGAAAAGCTACACTTTGAATGGTTCCTCTGCAAAACGGATGGCTGGGGTCATGCCATCTATATGCACCCGATTGGTATAGGGCCGGCCATTGATGTGACCATACCTGAGTCGCCCGAGCTTTACAGGCTGTACCTGATGGTCAGCAAAGACGGTTATGCCGTCAATGCCAGCGCCCCGCTTAATACACCCTTCAGAAAAGAGTAG
- a CDS encoding glycoside hydrolase family 2 TIM barrel-domain containing protein, which yields MTAGCLRVYVSTLCLVFLLSCNCNKAVAPSRKVWVARENGKYVLYRNGVPFVVRGGSGYTHMDKLRSIGGNTIRTWDTTDLEAILDEAATNNLAVIAGFYVPESKYLDYFYRNQQKVDSQYAAFQQLVRRYRSHPALLMWCLGNEVDFPFKAKYNKFYDEYNRLLDMIHTEDPDHPVTTAMVNYQLRNVMNIRLKIPGLDILSFNTFGDLKQLESNLSTFSWLWNGPFLITEWGIFSPEESKRTAWGVPIELNSTKKAWVYRDFHTKYLPVNNPRFLGALTFYWGFKEEVTPTWYSIIDENGAATEIVGDMQSLWMNTAPLHKAPALEELLMNGKKAADDILVRPGTLQTAEIKLQLPAAKGLRIVWKILDEDFNSESSDLPIERKVDISPCDSFRVNFRAPEKEGPYRIYSWIYDEYGNVATANIPFYVVGT from the coding sequence ATGACTGCTGGCTGTCTCCGTGTATATGTTTCAACCCTGTGCCTTGTCTTTCTACTTTCCTGCAACTGCAATAAAGCTGTTGCTCCTTCCAGGAAAGTGTGGGTAGCCCGGGAGAATGGTAAATATGTGCTGTACAGGAATGGCGTTCCTTTTGTAGTAAGGGGAGGATCGGGATATACGCATATGGATAAACTGAGGTCCATAGGCGGCAATACCATCCGCACCTGGGATACTACTGATCTGGAAGCTATTCTCGATGAGGCAGCGACTAATAACCTGGCCGTTATTGCCGGTTTCTATGTTCCTGAAAGTAAATACCTGGATTATTTCTATCGCAATCAGCAGAAAGTGGATAGCCAGTATGCTGCTTTTCAGCAGCTGGTACGGCGTTACCGTTCGCATCCTGCACTGCTGATGTGGTGCCTGGGGAATGAAGTGGATTTCCCCTTCAAAGCAAAGTATAATAAATTCTACGATGAATACAACCGCCTGCTGGATATGATACATACAGAAGATCCCGATCATCCTGTTACGACTGCCATGGTCAACTACCAGTTGAGGAATGTGATGAATATCCGTCTCAAGATACCGGGCCTGGATATACTCTCTTTTAATACCTTCGGCGATCTGAAACAGCTGGAGAGTAACCTTAGCACTTTCAGCTGGTTGTGGAATGGTCCCTTCCTGATAACGGAATGGGGTATATTTTCCCCGGAGGAATCAAAACGTACAGCATGGGGTGTTCCCATAGAACTTAACAGTACAAAGAAGGCATGGGTTTACCGTGATTTTCATACAAAATATCTTCCTGTCAATAATCCCCGTTTCCTGGGAGCACTCACCTTTTACTGGGGTTTTAAGGAAGAAGTGACACCTACCTGGTACAGCATTATTGACGAAAATGGTGCTGCTACCGAAATAGTTGGCGATATGCAGTCCCTGTGGATGAATACTGCGCCCCTGCATAAGGCGCCGGCGCTGGAAGAGCTGCTGATGAACGGGAAAAAGGCAGCTGATGATATTTTAGTGCGGCCAGGTACCTTACAAACCGCCGAAATTAAATTGCAGCTGCCTGCAGCGAAGGGTTTGCGGATCGTCTGGAAGATACTGGATGAGGATTTTAATTCCGAAAGTTCAGACCTGCCTATAGAACGCAAGGTGGACATCAGCCCTTGTGATAGTTTCCGGGTTAATTTCCGGGCGCCTGAAAAAGAAGGCCCTTACCGGATCTATTCCTGGATTTATGATGAATATGGAAATGTGGCGACAGCCAATATACCTTTTTACGTAGTAGGGACATAA
- a CDS encoding cyclic peptide export ABC transporter, producing MPDQNNKDTARPVGYKLYLKMVLQHSDIPKRTIVFYTVLSGIVNAVLLSVLNAAANSAGEGEVQVKYLLLFAIALTVFYITKRYILRKSVTIVENAVYSLRLRILEKLRHCELSPMESIGKDEIFTRVSNDTNFISQSAAVIINAFQALVLVTFALIYIGFLSLTAFIATILILVVAISYFLRRQNEINQELRAANKNESAFYDHIENLIEGFKEIKINHLKNEQLFADVKKTADYGKEVKTSSGLRFAVGYMFSEMVFYLLLASIIFLLPQFQTLYTGTLTRLTASILFVIGPLENIVTTIPLFAKAIQATQNIDHLERKISAFAENETPKSYPPLPPFEEIKLENVVYDYMDEDRQSSFTLGPINFTLKKGSLNCIIGGNGSGKSTFLKVLTNLYHPASGRILVNGTELRNFNKEDYRFWFSTIFTDFHLFPKIYGIPNLNADKVNEYINLMGLSHKTHFNGTNFSNVRLSTGQRKRLALICTLLEDKPIMILDEVTADQDPGFKKFFYTEILPSFRLKGKTIIMVSHDDKYTEQFDRVIEMEYGKIISQ from the coding sequence ATGCCCGACCAGAACAACAAAGACACAGCCCGGCCAGTTGGATATAAGCTATACCTCAAAATGGTTCTTCAACATTCAGATATACCCAAACGAACCATTGTCTTCTATACTGTACTATCCGGCATTGTCAACGCTGTATTACTATCCGTCCTGAATGCCGCCGCCAATTCGGCCGGCGAAGGTGAGGTACAGGTGAAATACCTCCTGCTCTTTGCCATCGCACTGACCGTGTTTTATATTACCAAAAGATATATCCTCCGGAAATCTGTTACGATCGTAGAAAACGCAGTATATAGCCTCCGTCTCCGTATACTGGAGAAATTAAGACACTGTGAACTGTCGCCCATGGAGTCCATCGGTAAAGATGAGATCTTCACACGTGTATCCAACGACACCAATTTCATTTCACAATCGGCCGCCGTCATCATCAATGCTTTCCAGGCCCTGGTACTGGTGACCTTCGCGCTCATCTATATTGGCTTCCTGTCACTCACTGCCTTTATTGCCACCATTCTGATCCTGGTAGTGGCCATCTCCTACTTCCTCCGGAGACAAAATGAGATCAACCAGGAACTGAGGGCAGCCAACAAAAATGAATCTGCCTTTTATGATCATATCGAAAACCTCATTGAAGGCTTTAAGGAAATAAAGATCAACCACCTGAAAAATGAGCAGCTGTTTGCCGACGTGAAAAAGACGGCCGACTACGGGAAGGAAGTCAAGACCAGCAGCGGACTACGTTTCGCCGTAGGATATATGTTCTCCGAAATGGTCTTTTACCTCCTGCTGGCGTCTATCATTTTCCTGCTCCCGCAGTTCCAGACACTATATACCGGTACGCTTACCCGCCTTACCGCCTCTATCCTGTTTGTGATAGGGCCCCTTGAAAATATCGTTACCACCATTCCCCTGTTTGCCAAGGCTATCCAGGCTACACAGAACATCGATCACCTGGAAAGGAAGATCTCCGCTTTCGCTGAAAACGAGACGCCTAAGTCCTATCCGCCACTGCCACCATTTGAAGAGATAAAACTGGAGAACGTGGTATACGATTATATGGACGAAGACAGGCAGTCTTCCTTCACTTTAGGCCCCATCAACTTCACATTGAAAAAAGGATCGCTTAACTGCATCATCGGTGGCAACGGAAGTGGAAAGTCAACCTTCCTGAAAGTACTGACCAATCTCTATCATCCGGCATCCGGCCGTATCCTGGTGAACGGAACAGAGCTCCGGAACTTCAACAAGGAGGATTACAGGTTCTGGTTCTCCACCATCTTTACCGATTTCCATTTGTTCCCAAAAATATACGGCATTCCCAACCTCAATGCCGATAAGGTGAATGAGTACATCAACCTGATGGGACTATCTCATAAAACACATTTCAACGGAACGAACTTCAGCAATGTAAGATTGTCTACCGGCCAGCGTAAAAGACTGGCGCTGATCTGCACATTGCTGGAAGATAAGCCTATTATGATACTTGATGAGGTGACGGCCGACCAGGACCCCGGTTTCAAGAAATTCTTCTATACTGAAATACTACCCTCCTTCCGTCTGAAAGGGAAAACTATCATCATGGTTTCTCACGATGACAAGTACACCGAACAGTTCGACAGGGTGATAGAAATGGAATATGGTAAGATCATCTCTCAATAA